A portion of the Ricinus communis isolate WT05 ecotype wild-type chromosome 10, ASM1957865v1, whole genome shotgun sequence genome contains these proteins:
- the LOC8269330 gene encoding auxin-responsive protein IAA16 yields MSSGTSAEPDKYMMINFEETELRLGLPGGSNVNDSEFAKVNGKRGFSETVDLKLNLSTKEPSGKDVIVGEETMKEKATVPSSSNDPAKPPAKAQVVGWPPIRSFRKNVMAVQKNSTDEGEKGTATSAPAAAAATSGSTSAAFVKVSMDGAPYLRKVDLKLYKSYQELSDALGKMFSSFTIGNCGSQGMKDFMNESKLIDLLNGSEYVPTYEDKDGDWMLVGDVPWEMFVNSCKRLRIMKGSEAIGLAPRAVEKCKNRS; encoded by the exons ATGAGTAGCGGAACGAGTGCAGAGCCTGACAAATATATGATGATTAATTTTGAAGAAACAGAGCTGCGACTAGGGTTACCTGGAGGTAGCAATGTGAACGACAGTGAATTTGCAAAAGTTAATGGAAAGAGAGGGTTCTCGGAGACTGTGGATTTGAAGCTCAACCTTTCAACTAAAGAACCATCTGGGAAGGATGTTATTGTTGGAGAGGAAACGATGAAGGAGAAAGCAACTgttccttcttcttctaacGATCCAGCAAAGCCACCAGCTAA ggCACAAGTTGTGGGTTGGCCACCAATTCGTTCGTTCCGGAAAAATGTTATGGCTGTCCAGAAAAACAGCACAGATGAGGGTGAAAAGGGTACTGCTACATCCGCCCCTGCCGCCGCCGCCGCCACCTCCGGCAGCACCAGTGCAGCTTTCGTGAAGGTCAGCATGGACGGTGCACCATATCTAAGAAAAGTGGACTTAAAACTATACAAGAGCTACCAAGAACTTTCTGATGCCCTAGGCAAAATGTTCAGCTCCTTTACCATTG GAAATTGCGGATCACAAGGAATGAAAGATTTCATGAATGAGAGCAAGTTGATAGATCTTTTGAATGGTTCTGAATATGTCCCAACTTATGAAGATAAGGATGGAGACTGGATGCTTGTAGGAGATGTGCCATGGGA AATGTTCGTCAACTCATGCAAACGGTTAAGGATAATGAAAGGATCTGAAGCAATTGGACTTG CCCCAAGAGCTGTTGAGAAGTGCAAAAACAGAAGTTAA